From the bacterium genome, the window TCGGTGTTATGACGGACCAGTTAAAAGCATTGAATATTCTCTATGATTGGGACCGGGAACTGGCGACCTGTGATGAAGAATACTATCGCTGGACACAATGGATTTTCTTGAAATTTTATGAAGCGGGATTGGCGTACAAGAAAAAACATCCGGTTAATTGGTGCGAGACCTGTCACACCGTGCTGGCCAATGAACAGGTGATTGAAGGTGCGTGCTGGCGTTGCAAGCAACCTGTTGCGAAAAAAGATTTAGATCAATGGTATCTCAAAATTACTGACTATGCCCAACGCCTGCTGGATGATTTGGGAAAATTGGACAACTGGCCGGACCGGGTCAAGACCATGCAGGAAAATTGGATCGGTCGTTCAGAAGGTGTCGAGTTTGATTTGGAAATTGCGGGTTCGGATAAAAAACTTGCTGTATACACCACCCGGATTGATACGGTTTTCGGTATAACCTATATGTCTATCGCACCGGAGCATCCTTTGCTAAAAGAATTATTGGCAGGGAAACCGGAAGAAGCCAAGGTGAAAGCCTTTGCTGAAAAAGTTAAGTTGCAATCAGAAATCGAGCGGTCTTCAACCGAGAAACCCAAGGAAGGGATTGATACCGGGATTCGGGTGATTAATCCGGTCAATGGTGAGAAAGTACCCCTTTTTGCAGCAGATTATGTCCTGATGGAATATGGCACCGGCGCGATCATGGCGGTTCCGGCGCATGATCAAAGAGATTTTGAATTCGCTAAGAATTATAATCTTCCAGTCAAAGTTGTCATCCAATCAAAAGGAACACTGCTTGATCCGGTAGCAATGACGGAAGCCTTTATAGAAGATGGTGTGCAAGTGAATAGTGCGCAATTTGATGGACTTGCCAATCGTGATGCCATGCAGAAAATCGCATCCTGGATGGAACAGGAAAATATTGGGAAACAGGTGGTTAATTTTCGTCTGCGTGATTGGTTGATTTCCCGGCAACGTTACTGGGGATGCCCGATTCCAATTATCTACTGCAATGATTGCGGCGTTGTGTCTGTTCCGGAAAAAGATTTGCCGGTGAAATTGCCGTTGGATCTGCCATACCAGTCTGCCGGGATGCTGGAATCATCACCGGAATTTATGAATGTTCAATGTCCCAAATGCCAAAAAACGGCCAGACGCGAGATGGATACCATGGATACTTTTATTGATTCTTCCTGGTATTATCTGCGCTATACCTCGCCGCGTGATACGCAGTATGCCTTTAATCCCGAAGCGGTAAAATATTGGATGCCGGTGGACCAGTATATCGGCGGTATTGAGCATGCTATCTTACACTTGCTTTACTCCCGCTTTTTTACCAAGGTACTGCATGACCAAGGCTTGCTCCCTTTTGACGAACCTTTTAAGGCGCTGTTCACCCAGGGGATGGTACTCAAAGATGGTCAGGTGATGTCCAAATCCAAGGGGAATACAGTTTCAGCCGATGCGATGGTGAAGCAATACGGCATTGACACCACGCGGGGATTTATCCTGTTTGCTGCACCGCCGGAACGGGAACTGGAATGGTGTGATTCCGGAGTGGAAGGGATTTACCGGTTTTTAAAACGGGTATGGCATTTTTATCAACGCTGGCTCTTGGCAATTAAAAAAGCACCGGAAATACCGCCGGATACGATGACTGCCGAAGATCGTAAACTGCGGCGCAAATTACACCAGACGATTACACGGATTACGCATGATCTGGAAAATGATTTTAAATTCAATACGGCGATTGCCGCGATGATGGAATTGATGAATGAATTGAATGTTGTAAGCGGTCCGGATGAAAATTCGGCCAAAGGCCGGGATGCGGTGATACGGGAAAGTTGCCGTGATTTTGCCAAACTTTGTGCACCGTTTTTTCCGCATCTGGCGGAGGAACTTTGGTCGTGTATGGGATATTCTTCCTCGATCTTTCATCAAGCCTGGCCTGCGGCGGATATGCAGGCGGCGGAGGAGGAATCCCTCACCATTATTATTCAAATCAACGGCAAGGTCCGCAGCCGGTTGGAAGCGGCCCCGGGGACGCCTAAAGCTGAACTGGAAAAACAGGCGCTGGCGGATAACCGGGTTGTGGAAATGGCGGCCGGCCGGATGCCCAAGAAAATCATTGTGGTCCCGGATAAATTGGTTAATATTGTTTATTGATCCGCAGGGGCGACCGGCCGGTCGCCCCTGCGAGGACATTCAAACAGGAGGCGGAATTATGAAATTGAGTGCATGGGGAATTATCATCTTGGGAATGGCGATACTAACCGGCGGCTGTTCGGATGTGGCGGTGCGCCCCGGGCTGCCTGATTATATGAGTAAACTAAATTTGCCGATTTTTCAAAATACAACCAATCAACCTGATTTGGGCAATGAGATTACCCAGCAGCTCAATCAGGATTTCCTGGTGGATGGCCGCATGGATCTTACGGATGCAGAGCAGGCCAACGCGATTTTGCATGGAACCATTGTGCAGTATTTATTGGATCCTTTGCTTTTGGATGTGCATAACACACCGCAGCAATACAAAATGAGAATTATTATCCGGATATCCCTCAAAGATACCCGCGCTGGAAAAAATCTCTGGACAGAGGATGCGTTTGAAGAGAGCACAACCTATTATGTTGTCAACAATTTAGGCATTCCACCGGAGGATGAAATAACGGTACGGCGTCGTTTGGTGCAGCAGCTCACAAAACGTATTGTCACTAAGGTGATTGAGGGGTTCTAGTGGCCAAGAAAAGGATTTACTATACGGAATTTCGGCGTGATTTAGAGCGCAAAGGGGTTAACCCGGTTTATTTTTTTACGGGAGCGGAATCCTTTCTCAAGGAAGAAGGCATTCGGGCTATCGTGGATAAATCCATATCTCCGGAAGACCGGAGTATGAATTTCGAGAGCCTTTATGCCGGGACGGATGTATCGGGTCGGGAAATTGTGGCTCGGGCTTCGACCCTGCCTTTTATGGCGGAACGCCGGGTCCTGGTTGTTCGTCAGGCGGAAAAATGGCGTGCCGGTGATCTCACGGCACTGATGACTTATCTGGCGGATCCTTCGCCGGCTGCGGTTTTGATTATCTCCTCAGCCGAAGAACGGATCAAGCAGGCCAACTGGAAAGCAGCTGCAGAAAAAACATATCATGTTGAATGTTACCCTTTATTTGACAATCAGGTACCTGCTTGGGTGGAACACCGGGCATCCGAGCACGGTAAACGCATCACGCGTGAGGCGGTGATGTTGTTGATTGAGCGGGTGGGCCAGAGTCTGGCGGACATTGATAATGAATTAGGCAAGTTGATTAATTATACAGCACAGAAATCAGTGATTGAATCAGAGGATATTTTAGCAACCGCCGGACATACCCGGCAAAATACGATTCATGAACTCAATACAGCATTGGGGCGGGGTGATGCGCGCACTGCGATGGCCATGGTGTCGCAGGTGACGGATGAAGGTTTTAAACCGCCTCAAATTTTGGGTGCCATTGCCTGGCATTTTAGAAATATGCTCGCCAGTCGGGTAAGGATCGACAATGGGGAAGACCTGGATAAAGTGTTGATTTACATTCGTAATCCGCAGGCGCGCAAAGAGATGCAGACTCAGTTGCAGACATATCCGCAAGAAGGGTTTAACCGTATTTTTCAGGAATTGGTTAAATTGGATGAAGGCTTGAAAAGCGGGAAAGGTCATTGGGAAATGTTACTGGAGATGGCAATTTTAAAAATTTGCAGCAAGTATACGGTGCATGCACTTAATCCGTAACATGTTGTTTTGCAGGAGACTCGGAGCATAAAAAAGCCCGGCACCATATAGTGCCGGGCTTTTTTATGTGGCGTGTCCGGATTTTTATGCGCTGACCGGTGCTTTTTTTGTGCGGGAAATCCTTGATTTTTTGCGCGCACCGGTTTTCTTAGGAAGCAGACCGGACTGAACAGCCTTATCAATGACCTTATAAGCCTGGTTGAGTG encodes:
- the holA gene encoding DNA polymerase III subunit delta, which encodes MAKKRIYYTEFRRDLERKGVNPVYFFTGAESFLKEEGIRAIVDKSISPEDRSMNFESLYAGTDVSGREIVARASTLPFMAERRVLVVRQAEKWRAGDLTALMTYLADPSPAAVLIISSAEERIKQANWKAAAEKTYHVECYPLFDNQVPAWVEHRASEHGKRITREAVMLLIERVGQSLADIDNELGKLINYTAQKSVIESEDILATAGHTRQNTIHELNTALGRGDARTAMAMVSQVTDEGFKPPQILGAIAWHFRNMLASRVRIDNGEDLDKVLIYIRNPQARKEMQTQLQTYPQEGFNRIFQELVKLDEGLKSGKGHWEMLLEMAILKICSKYTVHALNP
- the leuS gene encoding leucine--tRNA ligase, with the translated sequence MDDSYSFYDLETKWRKFWSDHKIANVTEAGDKPSYYCLVMFPYPSGSNLHMGHVRNYTIGDVIVRYKMMRGFNVLSPMGWDAFGLPAENAAIKNNIHPNTYTRNNIGVMTDQLKALNILYDWDRELATCDEEYYRWTQWIFLKFYEAGLAYKKKHPVNWCETCHTVLANEQVIEGACWRCKQPVAKKDLDQWYLKITDYAQRLLDDLGKLDNWPDRVKTMQENWIGRSEGVEFDLEIAGSDKKLAVYTTRIDTVFGITYMSIAPEHPLLKELLAGKPEEAKVKAFAEKVKLQSEIERSSTEKPKEGIDTGIRVINPVNGEKVPLFAADYVLMEYGTGAIMAVPAHDQRDFEFAKNYNLPVKVVIQSKGTLLDPVAMTEAFIEDGVQVNSAQFDGLANRDAMQKIASWMEQENIGKQVVNFRLRDWLISRQRYWGCPIPIIYCNDCGVVSVPEKDLPVKLPLDLPYQSAGMLESSPEFMNVQCPKCQKTARREMDTMDTFIDSSWYYLRYTSPRDTQYAFNPEAVKYWMPVDQYIGGIEHAILHLLYSRFFTKVLHDQGLLPFDEPFKALFTQGMVLKDGQVMSKSKGNTVSADAMVKQYGIDTTRGFILFAAPPERELEWCDSGVEGIYRFLKRVWHFYQRWLLAIKKAPEIPPDTMTAEDRKLRRKLHQTITRITHDLENDFKFNTAIAAMMELMNELNVVSGPDENSAKGRDAVIRESCRDFAKLCAPFFPHLAEELWSCMGYSSSIFHQAWPAADMQAAEEESLTIIIQINGKVRSRLEAAPGTPKAELEKQALADNRVVEMAAGRMPKKIIVVPDKLVNIVY